The following are encoded together in the Phragmitibacter flavus genome:
- a CDS encoding NADH-quinone oxidoreductase subunit A, with product MLENYSPVLLQALLAAGFAGMTLLLSVLFGRSAKRNSMKDSAYECGMLPITEGQPRFSVKFYIVAMLFVLFDIEVVFMYPWAVIYKDYLVAYGADILFTMLGFVGILLVAFIYAWRKRALDWSS from the coding sequence ATGCTCGAAAACTACTCGCCCGTTCTTTTGCAAGCGCTCCTCGCCGCTGGTTTTGCTGGAATGACCCTGCTCCTGAGCGTGCTCTTCGGTCGATCCGCCAAACGCAATTCGATGAAGGACTCCGCTTACGAGTGCGGCATGCTCCCCATTACCGAAGGCCAGCCACGCTTCAGCGTGAAATTTTACATCGTCGCCATGCTGTTCGTGCTGTTCGACATCGAAGTTGTCTTCATGTATCCTTGGGCCGTCATCTATAAAGATTATCTGGTTGCCTACGGTGCCGACATCCTTTTCACCATGCTCGGTTTTGTCGGCATCCTGCTCGTCGCCTTCATCTATGCCTGGCGCAAGCGTGCGCTCGACTGGAGCTCATAG
- a CDS encoding Dabb family protein: MICQVSLFTLKPEITAERLEEMMWTSRTSLLRIREVLHLNVGKRIKDSDPWDWFLSIEAESLDKLAILQDDAQYFKFVREVLDPSVDKRQVLTFEMDPRKDVKYS, translated from the coding sequence ATGATCTGCCAGGTCTCCCTGTTCACCCTCAAACCCGAAATCACCGCCGAACGTTTGGAGGAGATGATGTGGACTTCACGCACCAGCCTGCTGCGCATTCGCGAAGTGCTGCACCTCAACGTCGGCAAACGCATCAAGGACAGCGATCCTTGGGACTGGTTCCTCAGCATCGAAGCCGAGAGCCTCGACAAACTCGCCATCCTCCAGGACGACGCCCAATATTTTAAGTTTGTCCGCGAAGTTCTCGATCCCTCGGTCGACAAACGCCAGGTCCTCACTTTTGAAATGGACCCCCGCAAGGACGTCAAATACTCCTGA